A window of Nicotiana sylvestris chromosome 8, ASM39365v2, whole genome shotgun sequence genomic DNA:
CAGAATCATCATCCTCGTCTGTCTCAGAATCATCATCCTCATTTGTCTccgaatcatcatcatcatctttctCAGAATCCTTAGCATCCGCTCCACCACAATCATCATCCTCATCTGTCTCAGAATATTCCTCAACATCTGCTCCCTCAGAATCATTATCATCTTTCTCAGAATCCTCATCATCCTTGTTGTCTTCATCTCCAGTCTCATCCACATTTCCAGCATTTGCCTGCCCACCCTGAGCTTCTTCACCATTTGCATCACCATTTTCGTCCTCAGCATTTGCAGCTTCTTCCTCAGCATTTGCAGAATCTTGCGCAACATAAATTGTTCTAAGCATTTGCAGCATCACTATATTCCTCTCCTGCACCTCCAACATTAACTTGGTGTTCTGAGCGGAGCGAAGACGGTGAAGATTAGCAGGTGTAGGGTTctcatcattttctttttctgcttGGTCAATATTCATTTCTGCCGGTTCATGCATTGAGTCAAATGCAGTTCCCAAGTCATGTGCCCTCTGCTCGCGAGTTCTCTGTGCAGGTGCTCCGGATGGCTTGATTAAATAACATCGATTAGATTTTAATGTAAATACAGCAATCGATTTGTATGTAACTAAATTAAAGTTTCTGCTTTAAAGCCATAGCAGATAGTAAATACAACAATAGATTTGACGGTAGGTTGTTAATTTTTCCTAGTTTTGTCCCCTCTTATGTAACCCAATTATTGATCAAAATATATAGTCAATTACTTATTtgtttctttctccttcttgagCAGTCCTACTTGAGAGTTGACAAATAATTACGGCACTGTGAAAATTGTATGAGCTTGAAGAATTTGTTCAAATAAACAAGGAATAGTTTGATAACCTAATTAAGTTAATTGAAAGCATGTGCAAAAAATGAAACTCTTTTTAATACTCTTGCGATTAATATGTTTTCAATAACTCTTTTATGTAGTTTTAGGAGTATAATCTTGGATTAGTGTAATCTTGGATTAGTGGTGCAAGAAGTGTCTTAAATTTTCAACAATCAACAATTAACATTGCTAACTATCAATAGGTATTAAATAAGTGAAATCTAATTTATGAATACATCttcatttttggaagaatatgaacgtgctagtggtagtgaatataccacactcacctctaaaAGGAGGTTCGAaatgatataagaaaataatatcattattatggc
This region includes:
- the LOC138875581 gene encoding uncharacterized protein codes for the protein MNIDQAEKENDENPTPANLHRLRSAQNTKLMLEVQERNIVMLQMLRTIYVAQDSANAEEEAANAEDENGDANGEEAQGGQANAGNVDETGDEDNKDDEDSEKDDNDSEGADVEEYSETDEDDDCGGADAKDSEKDDDDDSETNEDDDSETDEDDDSEGAKAKDSKAEDSEGVDTKDSEDEDD